GTGGCGCGATCCGTGATGACCACGAAGTGCCAGGGCTGCTGGTTTCCGGCCGAGGGCGCGGCCATGCCGGCCCGGATGATGGTCTTGATCATTTCGGCCGGCACGGATTTGTCCTGATATTTGCGGATGCTGCGCCGGGTGTGGATGGCGTCGAGAAGTTGCATGGTTCCTCCGATTATTTTTTCTTCCAGGCACCCGAGGGCTCCTGCACCCAGAATCCGGTCGGCTCACTGGATGCGATCTGGGCCGCCCTGGTCTGTCCGACCAGGTCCACGGACGCGTTTTGGCGGGCCGCGATGGCCGCGTACACGGTTTTGCGATCCTGGTTTTCGGCCGCGATCACGTCCGCGTGGGGGCGCTGGCCGGACCTGAATTCCAGATATCCCTGGTTGTTTTCGCCAATCAATCCTTGGGTTTTCAGCGCGTTGATGACCGGCAGTCGGGCCGTCATGCGGGCCTTGATGTCACTGGCATGGACGCCGCCGGTCCAGACCAGAAGGGTCAATAGCAGAATGACAAGCGATGTCGCGTGGCGCATGGGAGCCTCCGTTATTTGTTTTGATTGAGTTGTTGTTTGGCCTTGTCGATGTCGCCGAAGAAATCCTCCAGATCCTTCTGGACCCGGACGTTGACGTCGATGGTGATGTGGATGGGCTTGACTTCCACCGGGGCCATCTGGACCTCGTGTCGGGTGCTGCAGGCCGGGAGAATCCACAGCACGCTCAACAGGGCGGGAAAAAAGAAGAAAAAACGCATGTTACCCTCCGTTTTTTATCAGGTCGAGAAGTTGCCGATGTTGCAAAAGTTGATCCAGGGGCAGGCGGAAATTGGCGTCCAGGCGGATGCCCTGAAAGTTTGATCCCGCCGTGGGACCCGTGACGCGGACGAACGCCCCAATATCCTTGTTGAAGACAAAGGGCAGGGGGCCTTCGGGTTTGCCGTCCAGTTGCAGGCTGACCACGAGCTCCTGGCCCTTGGTATCCAAGCTCATCTTGGCCCAGTCGTAGGAGAAATTTTTGAGGGCTTCGGCGGCCAGATCGAGCTGTGCGTATTGGATGGAACCGGGCGGCACGCCGGCGGTCAGGATGTCCGTGCCCTGGATGCGCAACACGCCCTTTTCGCCGGGCGTGGAATAGAGAAAACCGTCGTCGAAGCTGATGGAACCATGGGCGTAACGGACCGGGATGCGTCCGTTGGCCGCGCCACCGCCCTGGGCCCGGCGCATGCCGAGCTGCTCCAGGGCCTGGGCCAGTTGGACCCGGTCGCAGTAGAGCTCGACGGTGTAGTCATCCACGCCGGGATCGACGCGGAAGGCCTGGGTGCCGATTCGGCCGCCGGCCCAGCGGAAACCGCAGCGTTCCACCAAAATGCTGCGCGGAGTCTCGACCCGGAAGCGAATGTCGCCCTGATCCAGCAGGACCGAGCCCAGGCGCAAACGTTGGAAACCCAGGCGCTGCTCCGGGTCGGACCGGGACGTGAGCAGATCCGGAAAATTCAGGCTTAGGTTGGCCTTGGTCAGCGCTGTCGTGCCTTCATGGGCGAGTTCGATGTCGCGAAGCCGCAGCGAAGCCGGGCAGCTCGGTTGTCCCTGGCCTGCGTCCAGGCGGATTCGGGCGTCGAGGCGGGCCGTACCGGTCAGGCCGCCCAGAACCGGCGCGAAGCCGGCCAGCTGGCCGGGAAAGGTCAGTTTTTGGCCGATGTTGACCTCGATCCAGGATGATTCCGGGGCGCGCGGAACGAGTTGCCCCGTGATCCGACCGCGCACGGGCAGCGGCGTCAGGGCAAGCGTTCCATCCAGCCGCAGGCCGGAATCCTTGGGCCGAAGCGACGCCGTGACGGACCCGATGGCTTTGGATTTGTGGCTGAAGTCAATCCGGAGTTGTCCTGGAGTTTTTTCCGGAGTGGGCCAGGACAGGGGCAGGTTCATGGCGATCCGCGCCACGGCGGCCTCGGCCGTGGCCGTGGCCGTGAACGCGAGATCGCCCTCCAGGCGTGGGGTTGGTCCCCAGACCCAGCCACACTGCCCGCCCAGGCTGTTCGTGGTCAGGCGCGAGGAGGCTTGCCGCGCGGTCAGGGTGGCTCCGGCCAGCCTCAGCGCGCCGCGTGTGTCTTCCGGGGTGCGCGTCGCGTTGGCGTGCAGGGTCAGGCCGGTCAGGGCCGTCTTGAGGTTTTCGTGCTCCAGGCGCAGGTCGCCCAGTTTGAGATCGGCTCCAAAATTTTGCTCCGTGGCGTTGGCGCTCAGCTCCATGTCCAGGAACGTCGCGGCCAGGGTCGCCTTCGGGCCGGGCTGGCCTTCACGCTCGATGCGCATCGGGTCCAGCTCGGCGCGGGTGCGGATGTTCCAGCCCGTCGCGTCGGGCGTGACGCTGGTTTCCCCGGTCAGCCGGGGCGCGGAGGCGAAGCGTAGGCCCGGTATGTTTTCCACGATGAGCTCCCAGTTCGCGCCGCCGTGCCCGGATGTGGGATCGAAATGGGGATCGCGCACGATCAGGGTCAGGGGAACGGGTGCATCGAGCCGGAGCGGCGTCAGCGTTGCGTTGACAGTGTCGGCTATGGCCAGATGAAGGCTGGTATTGCCGGTTTGGGCCAGATTGGTTTCGCCAAGTCGGGCGTGGAATTGGTGAAGGTCCAGGTTCACGTCGCCGCGCGGCTGCCCCTGCATCAGGGTCATCTCGGTTTGGGCCTGGAGTCCACCCCCAACGCCCAGCCCGGCCAGGGCCGGGACTGTTCCGGCCAGGGCGGCCATCGAGGCCGGGGGCAGGGCACAGCTCAGGCGAACGTGTCGTGCCGGAAGATCGGCCCGGAGCTGAACGTGCACGTCGTGTCCCGCCACGGCCGCGTGTGCGTTCAGGGCGGCCTGCCCGTGTTTTTCCAGCGCTCCGGTCACGGTGAACGGCGCGCAGAGATTCAACAAAGAGCTTTCAAGCGTGATCCGGCCATCCACATGAAGCGTGTCGATTTGAAGCGGAATCGGGGATGAATCCGCGCTGCCGCCTGTCAGGGGCAGACCCGCCACCTGCCATGATCCGCCCTCGTGGCGGGCGAGAATTTCAAG
This is a stretch of genomic DNA from Deltaproteobacteria bacterium. It encodes these proteins:
- a CDS encoding nitroreductase family protein, which produces MQLLDAIHTRRSIRKYQDKSVPAEMIKTIIRAGMAAPSAGNQQPWHFVVITDRAT
- a CDS encoding DUF1318 domain-containing protein encodes the protein MRHATSLVILLLTLLVWTGGVHASDIKARMTARLPVINALKTQGLIGENNQGYLEFRSGQRPHADVIAAENQDRKTVYAAIAARQNASVDLVGQTRAAQIASSEPTGFWVQEPSGAWKKK